CTGGAGACTTAATCAAGTTAAGCCAAAAAATGAATAACACAAAACAGAAGCAACTAATTATCGGTGCAGGATTTGTGGGATTAGGCATTGCCCAAGGTCTAAAAGCAGCAGAAATTTCTTATGATCAAGTAGATGCAAGTGATGAAATTGGCGGAAATTGGTATCACGGCGTTTATGAAACGGCTCATATTATCTCCTCCAAAAAAGTAACACAGTTTACCCATTTTCCCATGCCTGATCATTATCCCGACTTCCCTAGTGCCAAGCAAATGTGGGAGTATTTAAATGCCTTTGCCGATCATTTTCAGTTACGAGAAAACATTGAGTTAAAGCGAAAAGTCGTTGATGTACGACCCATAGAAAATAATCTTTGGCAAGTCACCTTTGCTAATGAAGAAACCAGAATTTATAAAGGAGTAATCTTATGTAATGGTCATCATTGGTGCAAGCGTTTTCCTGAACTACCCGGAGAATTTAACGGAAAAATTATCCATTCTAAAGACTATAAAAAACCTGAACAATTAAAAGGTCAACGGGTATTAGTAATTGGCGGTGGCAATTCTGGCTGTGATTTGGCGGCAGAAGCCGCGCGAGTGGCAGAAAAAAGTGTTCTTAGTCTCCGTGATTCTGTGTGGTTTATTCCCAAAACCTTTCTCGGTAAGCCAGTGGTTGATTTAATTCGTGGTTGGATGCCAGAGTGGTTGCAACGTCTTCTTGCTTATAGTATTGTTCGCATCACTTTTGGCAAACATGAGGATTATGGAATGCCAAAACCGCAGCATCAAATTTTTGAGAAACATCCTACCGTCAATAGTGAAGTCCCCTATTATATTAAGCATGGTCGTATTACCCCGAAGCCTGAAGTTAAAAAAATAGAGGGTGATGAGGTTATTTTTGTAGATGACACGCGAGAAAAAATTGATCTCATTGTTTGCGCTACAGGTTATTATGTTGCCTATCCCTTTTTGCCCCCAGAATTACAACGAGTGAAAGGAGCAGTGGTGCAATGCTATGGCGGTTGTTTTCTAGACGATTATAAAGGATTAGCTTATGTAGGATGGGGACAAGCTAGAGGGGGAGTGGGTTCTGTGATAGCAGCCTATGCCCCTGTATTTGCCCGTTTATTGAAACTTCAAGATGAAATTAATGTTCCCCTTGGTCGGGTTTTTAAGGCGATGGGACAGTCATTACCAAAAACTCATTTAAGTGATCCTCATAAGGTATTTCGACAGTTAAAATTATTGAATTTGATGTTCCCTTGGTTTAGAAGAAAAGCCCATCAGGTGGATAAACAAGACCCTAATTTTCAAAATCAATGTTTAGTTCCTGAGAAAGAAAGCGTTAAGGAGTGGCAATAATCTTTAAAATGCGATCAAAATCGTGCCACTCGCCAACAATCTGGCGCACTGGCTCAGGATATAATCGAACTAAAGTGGGGGTAGCTGAAATTTGATTTAATTCTGCCTGTTCTGGATACTTTTTAATATCAACCACTTTTAAGGTATAAGAATCGCTTAATTTTTGCTCTAATAACCGATGTAGGGTGGTTAGGGCTTCAGTAGTGCTTTGCGAGTGACCCGAAATAAATAATCTTAAAATGTATCCCCGAGAAGATGAAGAATTATCGGTATTAACAATAGTATCCTTCTGAAGGGAGTTAAAATTAACTATCAAATTATGATTTTCCCACAGTTCAGGAAATTGCTTGTAATACGTTTCAATAATCCCAGGATCACTATACTGCTCTTGCCAAGGTAGGACGCTCCATGTTGCCTCCTTCAACGCAAAAATGGCATTTAGAAGAGGCTGATAGCGCTTCACAAGAGGATAAACTTCACAACAACTTTGTATCTCTCCTGTTTTGGGATCTAACCATTGATCTATAGTCGCTGTATAACTGGGAACTAAAAAATGAGGAGATGCACTTAGCCCTAATAACTCTTGTAGGCTTTCGCAAAGATCAAGATGCCAACGTTTTTCCTTGTCAACATCCAGACCATAAATGACATCACCTCCAGGAGTAAATAAAGCAATCCCTTTATAGGCTTGACTCATTGTTAGCCACTATATTCGACCTCTTAACATTTGTGCCATTTCATTAGGAGATGGTGACCATTCTAGGGCAGTTTCTTCGCTGATGCGTCCTTCTTGATACAAGTTAAACAGAGATTGATTCATGGTAATCATCCCATCATATTCTCCATCAACCATCAACTCGTTAATTTCATCATACTTCCCGTCACGCACATATTCCTTAACGGTTTCAGTATTAATCATAATGTCATGGAAGGCAGCCCGTTTTCCATCGATAGTCCGACATAAGCCCTGAGAAATAACGGAAACAAGAGACTCAGCAAGGGCAACTCGCATTGAGGGTTGTTCTTCTGGGGTGTAGAGGCTTAAAATCCGTTCAATGGTTTTAACAGCACTATTGGTGTGTAACGTTCCAAATACCACGTGACCAGTTTGGGCAGCTTTTAGGGCTGTGTTCACCGTTTCGCGATCGCGCATCTCCCCAATTAAAATAATATCTGGATCTTCCCTTAAAGAGGCTTTCAGAGCTTTATCAAACTCTAGGGTATGAATACCAACTTCCCGTTGTCGAATTAAGGCTTTCTTACTTTGGTGAACAAACTCAATGGGATCTTCAATGGTGATCAAATGCTTTGGCATCTCTTGATTGATATAATCCACCATTGCGGCTAAAGTAGTGGATTTCCCAGAACCAGTGGGGCCAGTTACTAACACTAATCCTTTATGATAATGACAAATGTCTTTAAATACCGAAGGAAGGCGCAACTCTTCTAGAGTAAGAATTTTTAAGGGAATCAGGCGTAACACCATCGCTGGCCCATTGAGAGAATCAAACACATTAATTCTGACGCGGGCAAAATCATATTGAGCCGCCCCATCAAATTCTAAATGCCTCTGAAACTTCTCCACTTCTTCTTCGGAGAGAATCTCATGCAACCAACTCATAAAGGTATTATGGTCAGTTTTAGGATAATTAGAATAATCAATTTCCCCTCGATTACGAAAGCGTGGAATTTCGCCTACACCCAAGTGAATATCAGAAAAGCCATCTTCGTAGGCTTTGTTGACAATTTGGAATAACGTCGGTTGTCCCTGGGAGGGAGAGGGTTTTCTCACTTCAGGAAAAGCAGGAGTACGCCTAGAACTTTTTTCTGGTGAAGCTTTTGCCTGATTCGGTCTTGTTTTCTGCTGACTATTATTAGTTTGGCGAGTAACTTCCGAAGCAGAAGACTGAGTTACCTCTTGTTGTGGTCGTTTAGGACTTTTGGGAGGTGGTGGCGGGGGAGTCGGACGAGATTGCGGTTGTTGAGCCATAGTTAAATTAGCTTTCTGTTGAACTCTTCCTCACTATTTTGGCATTTTTAGCAACATCTTAGCTGGGCTCTCTCAGTTTCCGTTAACAGCCCCCTCTTTAATCTTAGATTAAGATTTAAGTCCTACTAATTTTTCACTTAATTCCCATAAGCGTTCTGCTTTAGCTTCATCACTAGCCTCTGGGGACATTTCTTGCACAAAAGACTTGCGGTCTTTTTTCTGACGATTTCCCCAACTCCAATAAGCTCCAGATTGATTATATTCAGGATCTTTGACCACTGCAGCTACTCGTTTGCCAGCTTCTTCTTCTGAGATATACCCTCCTGTAATTTTCTTTTGGAACCAAGGAAAGATTTTCTGGAAGAGGGAATAATGATTACGGAAAAGTGGACTTTCTGCTACACAACCTGGATAAAGAGAATTAAAGGTAATCCCTGTTTGATCGTGATAACGTCGGTGTAACTCTCTCATAGTGAGAACATTACAGAGTTTGCTGTCTTTGTAGGCTTTACCTGGCTTAAATTTCTTGCCATTAATCATGCTGATTGGGGGCTTAAAGCCTTCTTCAAATCCTTTGAGATCCCCTAAATCGGGAGGGGCTGGAATTGGGATTTTACCCCCTAATTCTTTGCGGTTTGCCGTAACTGTTCCTAAAATGACCACTCGGGGATTCGGAGACGAAGATTGTTTTAAATCTTCTAAGAGTAAATTACATAGTAGAAAATGCCCGAGATGATTGGTTGCTACTGTTAATTCATAACCATCAGGGTTACGCTTCGGCTCTTTTAAGATTGGCATATAAACCGCTGCGTTACAAACTAGAGCATCAAGGGATTTTCCAGTTTGTCGAAAGCTGTTAACAAATTCTCGGACACTATCAAAATTGGCAAGATCAATGGGGATAATTGTGTAACGATCTTTTGGAATCCCTACCTCTTGGGCGGCGTTTTCAGTTTTCTCAATATTCCGACATGCCATTACAAGATCCCATTGGTCAGTGTCGGCGAGAGCTTTGGCGGTATATAACCCCACCCCGGACGAAGCGCCAGTAATTATTACTGTTGAGCGTTGATTGTCTGCCATGTTCTACTAACTTCATTCACTAATCATGCTTCTTTCATAATTAGCAAGGAATTGTTATCAATGGACAATTGCTTTAACTATTTGTTACGTCCCCTTCTGTTTAGGGATTGCCAAACTGGTCACTGCCTACTTTACGCGTCACAATAAAAGAAAGTAAATTTATGTTAATCAGTTTTGTCAGCAATGGTGTTAGCAAAAACAGAAGTCTCTGGAGCCGGGTTAGACTATGATGTGGTAATTGTTGGAGGCAATCTCACTAGCCTGACCTTAGCGGTGACTTTGCAACAGAGTCATTTACGGGTAGCAATTGTGGAAGCAACTCCTCTTGAGATCGTGGCAAGTCGCGATCGCGCTTATGCCCTTTCTATTTTTTCCGCAGAAATCTTGAAAGCCTTAGGAGTGTGGGAAGATATCTCTCCAAAGATTGGAAAATTTCGCCAAATTCGCCTCACTGATTGTGATTTTCCCCAGGCTGTTACGTTTAACCGAGAAGACATTAACCATGAGTATGTGGGCTATGCTGCAGAACATTATGTATTACACCAGGCCCTGGCCCAGAAATTAGGAAACGGAGTCACTTGGTTTTGCCCCGCCAAATTGGAGACGATTCAGCACTATTCCCATTACGTTAGCCTAAGTGTTGATCAAGGAGGAGAGCAAAAAACGATTACGACTCGCTTAATTGTTGGCGCAGATGGAGCGCGATCGCGCGTTCGAGAAACTGCTGGCATTAAAACTTTCGGTTGGAAGTATTGGCAATCTTGTGTGACCACAGTATTCCGCCACAGCACTGAGCCTAATGATACCGCTTTTGAGCGATTTTGGCACACTGGCCCGATGGGGATTCTTCCGCTTCCCGATAATCGGTGTCAAGTTGTCTGGACTGCTCCCCATGCCGAAGCCCAACGCCTGCAAGCTATGGCTGAAGAACAGTTTGTAGAAAAACTCACCGCTCGCATCGGCGGTTTCTTAAAAGATATTACTTTGCTCAAAGATCGCTTAGTCTTTCCGGTACAACTGATGCAAAGTCGGGAATATGTGCGACCGAATCTAGCATTAATTGGCGATGCTGCCCATCGTTGCCATCCGGTGGGAGGACAAGGCTTAAACTTAGGAATTCGTGACGCAGCAGTATTAGGAGAAATTTTAATTCAAAGCAGCGATCGCGCTGAACACATTGGCGATATCCAAGTTTTAAGGCGCTATCAACAATGGCGAAAAGATGAAAACCTTGCCATTTTAGGGATTACTGACATCTTAGATCGTAGCTTCTCTAATGATTTTCCACCGATGGTTTTAACCCGTCGTACTGGAATCTGGATGTTAGATAATCTTCCTCCAGTGAAACGCTTGGCTCTAGAGATTATGACAGGATTAAAAGGAAAAAAACCACAACTGGTAAGTCGTTAGCAAAGCAATGATCAGGAAAACCGTAAATAATGCATTAGCTGAGAGGTCAAGTCAGAATTTAAGCCTAACCGTTGATGAAAATCAGCTAAATTGCAATAAGTTCCATAATGTTGCCGATTTTGAACCACAGTTTCTGCAAAAGCCTGATCAAAAAAAGGAAGACGGGCTAACTCTTCAGCAGTGGCAGTATTCACATTAAGCGATGGGGGCGCAATTTCGGGATCACTCTCAGTGAAACAAAAGCTCAAAATAGGAGCTAATGGTTCTAAGCGTTGCACAGGAATATTTAAAGCAGCTGCAATATCTTCCAGAGAATAAAATTGCACCCCTGTTGCAGTTAAAGCCGTGAGAGTTTGGGCTTGACGAATAGAAAACCCAGGCAGACGCAACCAATCATCAACAGTGGCTGTATTAACATCAATAGTGATATTTAAAGACTGCGCGATCGCGACTTCTTCTAAAGACTGAAAGCGATAATAGGGATTATTACGAATTTTTTGACGTAAAGACAATTTACGGAAATAGCCAGTCATAGTTTACTTCGACAACTTTCCCATCAGTTGACGACGTTGTTGTTCAAACTCATATTCGGAAAGCAACCCATCCGCCCGTAATTCATCCAACTTACGAATTGCCTCTGTGGTTTGGGCAACCAATTTTGGATCACTAGCAAATTCACCACTAAAACGCCCTTGAAATTCAGCCTCTGATTGCAAAAAATACCACATTGCTTCCAAACCGCTAGCCACTTGGGCAACTCCCAAATAAGAAAAAAACCAAAAGTCATTGAGAGGCTGTGGAGTTAAGATAACTGAGATCAACAGATAAAACAATCCCCAACGATATT
This window of the Euhalothece natronophila Z-M001 genome carries:
- a CDS encoding flavin-containing monooxygenase → MNNTKQKQLIIGAGFVGLGIAQGLKAAEISYDQVDASDEIGGNWYHGVYETAHIISSKKVTQFTHFPMPDHYPDFPSAKQMWEYLNAFADHFQLRENIELKRKVVDVRPIENNLWQVTFANEETRIYKGVILCNGHHWCKRFPELPGEFNGKIIHSKDYKKPEQLKGQRVLVIGGGNSGCDLAAEAARVAEKSVLSLRDSVWFIPKTFLGKPVVDLIRGWMPEWLQRLLAYSIVRITFGKHEDYGMPKPQHQIFEKHPTVNSEVPYYIKHGRITPKPEVKKIEGDEVIFVDDTREKIDLIVCATGYYVAYPFLPPELQRVKGAVVQCYGGCFLDDYKGLAYVGWGQARGGVGSVIAAYAPVFARLLKLQDEINVPLGRVFKAMGQSLPKTHLSDPHKVFRQLKLLNLMFPWFRRKAHQVDKQDPNFQNQCLVPEKESVKEWQ
- a CDS encoding circadian clock KaiB family protein, translating into MSQAYKGIALFTPGGDVIYGLDVDKEKRWHLDLCESLQELLGLSASPHFLVPSYTATIDQWLDPKTGEIQSCCEVYPLVKRYQPLLNAIFALKEATWSVLPWQEQYSDPGIIETYYKQFPELWENHNLIVNFNSLQKDTIVNTDNSSSSRGYILRLFISGHSQSTTEALTTLHRLLEQKLSDSYTLKVVDIKKYPEQAELNQISATPTLVRLYPEPVRQIVGEWHDFDRILKIIATP
- a CDS encoding type IV pilus twitching motility protein PilT, with protein sequence MAQQPQSRPTPPPPPPKSPKRPQQEVTQSSASEVTRQTNNSQQKTRPNQAKASPEKSSRRTPAFPEVRKPSPSQGQPTLFQIVNKAYEDGFSDIHLGVGEIPRFRNRGEIDYSNYPKTDHNTFMSWLHEILSEEEVEKFQRHLEFDGAAQYDFARVRINVFDSLNGPAMVLRLIPLKILTLEELRLPSVFKDICHYHKGLVLVTGPTGSGKSTTLAAMVDYINQEMPKHLITIEDPIEFVHQSKKALIRQREVGIHTLEFDKALKASLREDPDIILIGEMRDRETVNTALKAAQTGHVVFGTLHTNSAVKTIERILSLYTPEEQPSMRVALAESLVSVISQGLCRTIDGKRAAFHDIMINTETVKEYVRDGKYDEINELMVDGEYDGMITMNQSLFNLYQEGRISEETALEWSPSPNEMAQMLRGRI
- a CDS encoding protochlorophyllide reductase codes for the protein MADNQRSTVIITGASSGVGLYTAKALADTDQWDLVMACRNIEKTENAAQEVGIPKDRYTIIPIDLANFDSVREFVNSFRQTGKSLDALVCNAAVYMPILKEPKRNPDGYELTVATNHLGHFLLCNLLLEDLKQSSSPNPRVVILGTVTANRKELGGKIPIPAPPDLGDLKGFEEGFKPPISMINGKKFKPGKAYKDSKLCNVLTMRELHRRYHDQTGITFNSLYPGCVAESPLFRNHYSLFQKIFPWFQKKITGGYISEEEAGKRVAAVVKDPEYNQSGAYWSWGNRQKKDRKSFVQEMSPEASDEAKAERLWELSEKLVGLKS
- a CDS encoding FAD-dependent hydroxylase, whose protein sequence is MVLAKTEVSGAGLDYDVVIVGGNLTSLTLAVTLQQSHLRVAIVEATPLEIVASRDRAYALSIFSAEILKALGVWEDISPKIGKFRQIRLTDCDFPQAVTFNREDINHEYVGYAAEHYVLHQALAQKLGNGVTWFCPAKLETIQHYSHYVSLSVDQGGEQKTITTRLIVGADGARSRVRETAGIKTFGWKYWQSCVTTVFRHSTEPNDTAFERFWHTGPMGILPLPDNRCQVVWTAPHAEAQRLQAMAEEQFVEKLTARIGGFLKDITLLKDRLVFPVQLMQSREYVRPNLALIGDAAHRCHPVGGQGLNLGIRDAAVLGEILIQSSDRAEHIGDIQVLRRYQQWRKDENLAILGITDILDRSFSNDFPPMVLTRRTGIWMLDNLPPVKRLALEIMTGLKGKKPQLVSR
- a CDS encoding helix-hairpin-helix domain-containing protein encodes the protein MTGYFRKLSLRQKIRNNPYYRFQSLEEVAIAQSLNITIDVNTATVDDWLRLPGFSIRQAQTLTALTATGVQFYSLEDIAAALNIPVQRLEPLAPILSFCFTESDPEIAPPSLNVNTATAEELARLPFFDQAFAETVVQNRQHYGTYCNLADFHQRLGLNSDLTSQLMHYLRFS
- a CDS encoding SHOCT domain-containing protein — its product is MVLELEMFFGEEKNQKIAVILAVVGAISPIAGFHKFYLRQYRWGLFYLLISVILTPQPLNDFWFFSYLGVAQVASGLEAMWYFLQSEAEFQGRFSGEFASDPKLVAQTTEAIRKLDELRADGLLSEYEFEQQRRQLMGKLSK